A genomic stretch from Spirochaetaceae bacterium includes:
- a CDS encoding ABC transporter ATP-binding protein, whose amino-acid sequence MAVAVRAAGIHKHYRSPAGPLPVLRGVDLAVDPGASAAITGDSGSGKSTLLNVIAGLDHFRPGRLHVGGVDLGALDEPELARYRRTLGMVFQFHHLLRDFNVLDNLLIPALIRGQRRAAARRRARKLLDAVGLSSRAAHLPDELSGGERQRVAVARAVVGEPGLVLADEPTGNLDERNSLLVADLLFDLVRRHATTLVLVTHDAALAARADAVYRLAGGVLRRVP is encoded by the coding sequence ATGGCGGTAGCGGTGCGGGCGGCCGGCATCCACAAGCACTACCGGAGTCCCGCCGGACCGCTGCCGGTGCTGCGCGGAGTGGACCTGGCGGTGGATCCGGGCGCCAGCGCTGCCATTACCGGCGACAGCGGCTCCGGCAAGAGCACGCTGCTCAACGTCATCGCCGGTCTCGACCACTTCCGGCCCGGCCGGTTGCACGTCGGGGGCGTCGACCTGGGCGCCCTCGACGAGCCCGAGCTGGCGCGCTACCGCCGCACCCTCGGCATGGTGTTCCAGTTCCACCATCTGCTGCGCGACTTCAACGTGCTGGACAACCTGCTGATCCCGGCTCTGATCCGCGGCCAGCGGCGTGCCGCCGCCCGCCGGCGGGCGCGCAAACTGTTGGACGCGGTCGGGTTGAGCAGCCGCGCCGCGCACCTTCCGGACGAACTGTCCGGGGGCGAACGGCAGCGGGTGGCGGTGGCACGGGCCGTGGTGGGCGAGCCGGGTCTGGTGCTGGCGGACGAGCCGACCGGCAACCTGGACGAGCGCAATTCCCTCCTGGTCGCCGACCTTTTGTTCGACCTGGTGCGCCGGCACGCGACCACCCTGGTGCTGGTGACCCACGACGCCGCCCTTGCGGCGCGCGCCGATGCGGTGTATCGGCTCGCCGGGGGCGTGTTGCGACGGGTGCCGTGA
- a CDS encoding ATP-dependent Clp protease ATP-binding subunit, with amino-acid sequence MFRGLTQRAHKVLTILAQEEAKRFHSEQSLPEHVILALLKDGEGVAVKALQRVKVNVAEMQMEIERTVPKGTGGLILGDVPASKRARKMLETSAEEASSMGHEYIGTEHFLLAAAREREGVVLRYLEKFNVTANMLREAIIRINGLGDVQPRSTSGSGSGQRRRGQSSGRKPTPTLDEFSRDLTTLARENKLDPVIGRTREIQRVIQILARRTKNNPVLIGEPGVGKTAIVEGLAQRVVNGTAPDVLHGRRVLTLDLASLVAGTKYRGEFEERLKRVMKEITGAGNVVLFIDELHTIIGAGGAEGAIDASNMLKPALSRGELQCIGATTLNEYRKYIERDAALERRFQPVFVEEPEVDDTVEILKGIKDRYAEHHQVVYTYEALESAVHLSQRYISDRHLPDKAIDLLDEAGARKRIDNSVRPRTLTSLDEKIERLTLEKSNLVNSQNYEKAAAVRDQVRQLKSDLEARERDWQKDMQAEQRLVDMEDIQQVISDITGIPLARIVQTESERLLNIEDELHKRVVGQDEAIQVIAAAIRRSRTGLSSPRRPLGSFVFLGPTGVGKTLVAKTLAEFLFGNEDALVRIDMSDFMEKHNVSRLVGAPPGYVGYEEGGMLTERIRRRPYSVILLDEIEKAHPDVFNLLLQVLEEGQLQDQLGHTVSFRNTVLIMTSNAGAREISAETSLGFQVEQGGKQFAEIRSQVLAEMKRLFSPEFLNRIDESVVFHALSKQELERILTLELGEVQERLRDQRIELEMRKEAREYLMEKGYDPRYGARPLRRVLQKDIEDPLSLDILKGRFLPGSTVVGYMRDGKLLFRRKRGNGGSAADRPESRPAELVGSSKQ; translated from the coding sequence ATGTTTAGGGGGCTGACGCAACGGGCTCACAAGGTCCTGACCATCCTCGCCCAGGAAGAGGCGAAGCGGTTTCACTCCGAGCAGTCGTTGCCGGAGCACGTCATCCTCGCCCTGCTCAAGGATGGCGAAGGGGTGGCGGTCAAGGCGTTGCAGCGCGTCAAGGTCAATGTTGCCGAGATGCAGATGGAGATAGAGCGTACCGTGCCGAAGGGCACCGGCGGTCTCATTCTCGGCGACGTGCCCGCCTCCAAGCGGGCGCGAAAAATGCTGGAAACCTCGGCCGAGGAAGCATCGAGCATGGGCCACGAGTACATCGGCACCGAGCACTTTCTGCTGGCGGCAGCGCGCGAGCGGGAGGGGGTGGTGCTGCGCTACCTGGAGAAGTTCAACGTTACCGCGAACATGCTGCGCGAGGCGATCATCCGCATCAACGGCCTCGGCGACGTGCAGCCGCGCAGCACGAGCGGCAGCGGCAGCGGCCAACGGCGCCGCGGCCAGAGTTCCGGCCGCAAGCCGACCCCGACCCTGGACGAGTTCAGCCGCGACCTCACCACGCTCGCTCGCGAAAACAAGCTGGACCCGGTCATCGGGCGTACGCGCGAGATTCAGCGCGTCATACAGATCCTGGCGCGCCGCACCAAGAACAACCCGGTGCTGATCGGCGAGCCGGGGGTGGGCAAGACCGCCATCGTCGAAGGGCTCGCGCAGCGCGTGGTGAACGGGACCGCGCCCGACGTGTTGCACGGCCGGCGCGTATTGACGCTCGACCTCGCCTCGCTGGTCGCCGGCACCAAGTATCGCGGCGAGTTCGAGGAGCGGCTGAAGCGGGTGATGAAGGAGATCACCGGCGCCGGCAACGTGGTGCTGTTCATCGACGAGCTGCACACCATCATCGGCGCCGGCGGGGCGGAGGGCGCAATCGACGCCTCCAACATGCTCAAGCCGGCGCTGTCGCGCGGCGAATTGCAGTGCATCGGCGCCACCACGCTGAATGAGTACCGCAAGTACATCGAACGCGATGCCGCCCTGGAGCGCCGCTTCCAGCCGGTGTTCGTGGAAGAGCCGGAGGTCGACGACACGGTCGAGATCCTCAAGGGCATCAAGGACCGCTACGCCGAGCACCACCAGGTGGTGTACACGTACGAGGCGCTGGAGTCGGCCGTGCACCTGTCGCAGCGCTACATCAGCGACCGCCACCTGCCGGACAAGGCGATCGATCTGCTCGACGAGGCGGGCGCGCGCAAGCGCATCGACAACAGCGTCCGTCCCAGGACGCTGACCAGCCTGGATGAGAAGATCGAGCGGCTCACCCTCGAGAAGAGCAACCTGGTCAACAGCCAGAACTACGAGAAGGCGGCCGCGGTGCGCGACCAGGTACGCCAGTTGAAGTCGGACCTGGAGGCGCGGGAGCGCGACTGGCAGAAGGACATGCAGGCGGAGCAACGCCTGGTGGACATGGAGGACATTCAGCAGGTGATTTCGGACATCACCGGAATCCCGCTGGCGCGCATCGTGCAGACCGAATCGGAACGCCTCCTGAACATCGAAGACGAACTGCACAAGCGGGTGGTGGGGCAGGACGAGGCGATCCAGGTTATCGCGGCCGCCATTCGCCGTTCCCGCACCGGCCTGTCGTCGCCGCGGCGCCCGCTCGGGTCGTTCGTGTTCCTCGGTCCGACCGGCGTCGGCAAGACGCTGGTGGCCAAGACGCTCGCCGAGTTCCTGTTCGGCAACGAAGACGCCCTGGTGCGTATCGACATGTCGGACTTCATGGAGAAACACAATGTCTCGCGCCTGGTAGGCGCACCGCCCGGATACGTCGGCTACGAGGAGGGCGGCATGCTCACCGAGCGGATTCGCCGCCGGCCGTACAGCGTGATTCTGCTCGACGAGATCGAGAAGGCGCATCCGGACGTGTTCAACCTGCTGCTGCAGGTGCTCGAAGAGGGACAGTTGCAGGATCAGCTCGGCCACACCGTGTCGTTCCGCAACACTGTGTTGATCATGACCTCGAACGCCGGTGCGCGCGAGATCAGCGCCGAAACCTCGCTCGGGTTCCAGGTCGAGCAGGGCGGCAAGCAGTTCGCCGAGATCCGCTCCCAGGTGCTGGCCGAAATGAAGCGCCTGTTCAGCCCCGAGTTCCTGAATCGCATCGACGAGTCGGTGGTGTTTCATGCCCTCAGCAAGCAGGAGCTGGAACGCATTCTGACGCTGGAACTTGGTGAGGTGCAGGAGCGGCTGCGCGACCAGCGCATCGAGCTGGAGATGCGCAAGGAAGCGCGCGAGTACCTGATGGAGAAGGGCTACGATCCGAGGTACGGCGCGCGTCCGTTGCGCCGCGTGCTGCAGAAGGACATCGAGGATCCGCTGTCGCTCGACATCCTCAAGGGCCGGTTTCTCCCGGGCAGCACGGTGGTCGGCTACATGCGCGACGGCAAGCTGCTGTTCCGCCGCAAGCGCGGCAACGGCGGCAGCGCCGCTGACCGCCCCGAGAGCAGGCCGGCCGAGCTGGTGGGTAGCAGCAAGCAGTAG
- a CDS encoding ABC transporter permease, whose amino-acid sequence MPLLLRHLWLVARVGSRHLGLGRGGLQAAALLAAGGLAAGTATLLVVLAVMNGFQLGFIENIVEIGSYHLRVAPGEQSPGARSAAADRAAFAARLAGVAGVSAAVPFAELPALISASDGAGPGGSRGLTLRVVPPDVRRIDAGFARSVRVVAGEFAVSEPGSAVLGAELAAWLGARAGDTVSVVTLDESAGGAASLQPRRIELVVTGIFRSGLYEYDLGWAFVGPSTLLAAAPATPFVYGVKLANRFRDAAAQTALDAALAAVDPDARVESWRVFNRALFAALRVEKLLLTAILGLVFLVVAYNVLQGLRRRVLERGMEIGLLRAMGAPPWAVRAVFIWEGALLGILGAAVGTALGLLMAFNLDGVFGLLETVANSALAVAALLPGSGAARAAPIELFSPQTFYLLEVPSRLIASEVLLVAGFAAAAPAASGLLAAARAARVAAAAALRAE is encoded by the coding sequence ATGCCACTGCTGTTGCGGCACCTGTGGCTGGTGGCCCGCGTCGGCAGCCGCCACCTCGGCCTGGGCCGCGGCGGGCTGCAGGCGGCCGCGCTGCTGGCAGCCGGCGGGCTGGCGGCCGGCACCGCCACCCTGCTGGTGGTGCTGGCGGTGATGAACGGTTTCCAGCTCGGGTTCATCGAGAACATCGTGGAGATCGGTTCCTACCACCTGCGCGTGGCGCCCGGCGAGCAGTCGCCGGGCGCCCGTTCGGCCGCCGCCGACCGGGCCGCGTTTGCCGCCCGGCTGGCCGGCGTCGCCGGCGTCTCGGCGGCCGTTCCGTTTGCCGAGCTGCCGGCGTTGATCAGCGCCTCGGACGGTGCCGGGCCGGGCGGATCGCGCGGCCTCACGTTGCGCGTGGTGCCGCCCGACGTGCGGCGGATCGACGCCGGGTTCGCCCGCAGCGTGCGCGTGGTGGCCGGCGAGTTCGCCGTAAGCGAGCCCGGCAGCGCGGTGCTCGGCGCGGAGTTGGCGGCCTGGCTCGGCGCAAGGGCCGGCGACACGGTGTCGGTGGTCACCCTGGACGAATCCGCGGGCGGCGCGGCGAGCCTGCAGCCGCGCCGCATCGAGCTGGTCGTAACGGGCATCTTTCGCAGCGGCCTGTACGAGTACGACCTGGGGTGGGCGTTCGTGGGACCGTCCACGCTGCTCGCCGCCGCGCCCGCGACGCCGTTCGTGTACGGAGTCAAGCTGGCCAACCGGTTCCGGGACGCCGCCGCGCAGACGGCGCTGGACGCGGCGCTGGCGGCGGTGGATCCGGACGCGCGGGTGGAGTCGTGGCGGGTGTTCAACCGCGCACTGTTCGCCGCTCTGCGCGTCGAGAAGCTGCTCCTGACCGCGATCCTGGGACTGGTGTTCCTGGTAGTCGCCTACAACGTGCTGCAGGGGCTGCGCCGGCGGGTGCTGGAACGCGGCATGGAAATCGGATTGCTGCGCGCCATGGGGGCGCCGCCGTGGGCGGTGCGTGCGGTATTCATCTGGGAAGGAGCGCTGCTTGGAATCCTGGGCGCCGCCGTGGGCACCGCGCTGGGGTTGCTGATGGCGTTCAACCTGGACGGGGTATTCGGACTGCTGGAAACGGTAGCCAATTCCGCGCTCGCGGTGGCCGCCCTGCTGCCGGGCAGCGGCGCCGCTCGCGCGGCGCCGATCGAGCTGTTTTCGCCGCAGACGTTCTACCTGCTCGAAGTGCCGAGCCGCCTGATCGCCTCCGAGGTGCTGCTGGTAGCGGGCTTTGCGGCGGCCGCTCCGGCGGCGTCGGGGCTGCTGGCGGCGGCGCGCGCGGCGCGCGTGGCGGCCGCCGCGGCGCTGCGCGCGGAGTGA
- the ftsY gene encoding signal recognition particle-docking protein FtsY, which translates to MRAGGGSGTFGGRLRNWFSRAGGWREADFDALEDTLIEGDFGPRLAAEIVDEVRAERPRDWQQLQAALVEILQNAIAGTVVMPRRRQLTVVLMLGVNGVGKTTALAKLAHRYRRSHTVMLAAADTFRAAAIDQLVRHGERLGLPVVRQGRGADAAAVVFDAITSAQARRAELLLVDTAGRMHNRGDLVAELRKLARVAEQRAGGAVHHLLAVDATTGQNAVEQARVFHEAVRVDSLLLTKFDSSARGGTAFAVSRQLGLPFSLVGTGEGMEDLQIFDAGRFAAAVVGRE; encoded by the coding sequence ATGCGGGCCGGTGGCGGATCCGGCACGTTCGGCGGCCGCCTGCGCAACTGGTTCTCGCGCGCGGGGGGCTGGCGGGAGGCCGACTTCGACGCCCTGGAGGACACCCTCATCGAGGGCGATTTCGGACCGCGGCTGGCGGCCGAGATCGTGGACGAGGTGCGCGCCGAGCGCCCGCGCGACTGGCAGCAGTTGCAGGCTGCGCTGGTGGAGATCCTGCAGAACGCCATCGCCGGCACGGTGGTGATGCCGCGCCGCCGGCAGTTGACCGTGGTGCTGATGCTGGGCGTCAACGGCGTCGGCAAGACCACGGCGCTCGCCAAGCTGGCACATCGCTACCGGCGTTCGCATACCGTGATGCTGGCCGCCGCCGACACGTTCCGCGCCGCCGCCATCGATCAGTTGGTGCGTCACGGCGAGCGGCTTGGCCTGCCGGTGGTGCGCCAGGGGCGGGGCGCCGACGCCGCGGCCGTGGTGTTCGACGCCATCACCAGCGCGCAGGCGCGCCGTGCCGAGCTGTTGCTGGTCGATACCGCCGGGCGCATGCACAATCGCGGCGACCTGGTCGCCGAGTTGCGCAAACTGGCGCGCGTGGCGGAGCAGCGCGCCGGGGGCGCGGTGCACCACCTGCTTGCCGTGGACGCCACCACCGGGCAGAACGCCGTCGAGCAGGCGCGCGTGTTTCACGAGGCGGTGCGGGTGGACTCGCTCCTGCTCACCAAGTTCGATTCCTCGGCACGCGGCGGCACGGCGTTCGCGGTGAGCCGGCAGTTGGGCCTGCCGTTCTCGCTGGTGGGAACCGGTGAGGGGATGGAGGACCTGCAGATATTCGATGCCGGGCGCTTCGCCGCCGCCGTGGTCGGGCGGGAGTGA
- a CDS encoding FtsX-like permease family protein: MTALRGARARSSWRLIPLFAWRILARRRGAGGAAGGSAYLTGAAVGIGLSLVPLLVVMEVSDGLIEGITRRFLEVGSYHLQVRLPPGLEAHQRVRARLLDEVAARLQQGLGEGALASRERHGTALAAAGGRRHVVTVRALAEQLWERDPGLRQYLAVASGAFDLSGAGIVVSRDVARRLDAQVGDRLLLVTAIDRGAGTGRALLIPKLTPLQVRGIVTSGYQELDKLWVFVSHATAEVLLPPGGSRDLVGVKIADPFADLRPVIERTASLAGPGYAIFTWRELERANYESFATSRALLLLIMALIVAVAGVNVSSATMTIALARRREMAFLKSQGLPPEVVFWTLTASGVLAGALGAAVGIGAGLAAALNINQVVTGLEAAASALRTAFAGLLAPASEAPAAVRFFDRGFYLEQIPITVEPGPVVVVAGATIALAGLAAALPAARAAARLPLELLRGTPAIDADH, from the coding sequence GTGACGGCGCTGCGCGGCGCCCGCGCCCGCTCGAGCTGGCGGCTGATTCCCCTGTTCGCGTGGCGCATCCTGGCGCGCCGGCGCGGCGCCGGCGGAGCGGCCGGCGGCAGTGCCTACCTGACCGGCGCGGCGGTCGGGATCGGTCTGAGCCTGGTGCCGTTGCTGGTGGTGATGGAAGTTTCCGACGGGCTCATCGAGGGCATTACGCGCCGTTTCCTGGAGGTGGGCAGCTATCACCTGCAGGTGCGCCTGCCGCCCGGCCTGGAGGCGCACCAGCGGGTGCGCGCGCGGTTGCTGGACGAGGTGGCGGCGCGCCTGCAGCAGGGCCTCGGCGAGGGGGCACTGGCCAGCCGCGAGCGCCACGGGACCGCGCTCGCCGCGGCCGGCGGCCGGCGCCACGTGGTTACCGTGCGCGCGCTGGCAGAGCAACTCTGGGAACGCGATCCGGGGTTGCGGCAGTACTTGGCGGTGGCCTCCGGCGCGTTCGATCTGAGCGGTGCCGGCATCGTCGTGTCGCGCGACGTGGCGCGCCGGCTCGACGCGCAGGTCGGCGACCGGCTGCTCCTGGTCACCGCCATCGACCGCGGCGCCGGCACCGGCCGGGCGCTGCTGATCCCGAAGCTCACGCCGCTGCAGGTGCGCGGCATCGTCACCTCCGGCTACCAGGAGCTGGACAAGCTGTGGGTGTTCGTCTCGCACGCCACCGCCGAGGTGCTGTTGCCGCCCGGCGGCAGCCGCGACCTGGTGGGGGTGAAGATTGCCGATCCGTTTGCCGACCTGCGCCCGGTGATCGAGCGGACCGCGTCGTTGGCCGGCCCCGGCTACGCCATCTTCACGTGGCGTGAACTTGAGCGGGCCAACTACGAGTCGTTCGCCACCAGCCGCGCCCTGCTGCTGCTCATCATGGCCCTGATTGTCGCGGTGGCCGGCGTCAACGTGTCCTCGGCCACGATGACCATCGCCCTGGCGCGGCGCCGCGAGATGGCGTTCCTCAAGAGTCAGGGCCTGCCGCCGGAGGTGGTATTCTGGACGCTCACCGCGAGCGGTGTGCTGGCCGGCGCGCTCGGCGCCGCCGTCGGCATCGGGGCGGGGCTGGCCGCCGCGCTCAACATCAACCAGGTGGTTACCGGCCTGGAGGCAGCGGCGAGTGCGCTGCGCACCGCGTTCGCCGGGCTCCTGGCGCCGGCGTCGGAGGCTCCGGCGGCGGTACGCTTCTTCGATCGCGGATTCTACCTGGAACAGATTCCGATCACCGTCGAGCCGGGGCCGGTGGTGGTGGTGGCGGGTGCCACCATCGCACTTGCCGGCCTCGCGGCAGCGCTGCCCGCTGCGCGCGCTGCCGCTCGTCTGCCGCTCGAACTGCTGCGCGGCACGCCGGCCATCGATGCCGATCATTGA
- a CDS encoding tetratricopeptide repeat protein produces the protein MAATSVAVAQVAPVDLYNQGVAAFEAGVYDVAARHFRDVVRSAPGAREAVLASFLEPLSLFYGAASGPADAAIDGYRHAAERFTAHQRRFSDTPYASQIWYWIGIARLAAGDAARALEALQRHVDQPGGAAPPYVTAAREAQARALEQLGRRDEARAVYDALLAAAGADTEPGAPARWLERAGMLLLADGRYAAASDRFRRLLSDYAESPLAADVLFFVAEAKYFQDDLEAAAADYRRYLELFPDAAHRQGALFRLARLLLDREDLAGAQEVAAELAGEAGAADTASAGAGTAPVAGAVALLHGDLAAAAGDWQAAAAAYDRGLAGATQPDLRQVLNVNLALAQVENGTPLQAIASFEEAARGPDAGLTEVALFNRAVLLAGEQRIDDAAAALQEFLDQFPDSEHRAAVEALLMDALERAGDWQALLRVLRQVAERRRLTAEEEQRRGIALLESGDEIAALETLARSAAELPPEVRAESQYRIGAVYARRGEFARSAPFFRAALDEAGEDRELRRRAGYALAVSHFNNGEYESALALLEEATAAASGSWLAAAHFAQAATLYRLGRPAEAATAFGLAAVAYGSRQAQGELIAGAAEGSAALARTWQALALFRDGDLEAARLLFRQLAADRDSGAHWYRAGLASALLNERGAAEEEFLTALEAVPPGDALRPAIQFELARLQLAGGDLRAAEAWLERLADGQPGHRLAAIGRLQLADALRMRGELRTAIVAYEKAIVAAGAGDTEAGPPVAELARYSVLQVLAELDDIPAMAEQAWHYLNHHPAGARVEQVSERFRAVVAAAGADMARGYYRRATGAQGSVEATSAAADAARLAYGEALIAADPGAAEPVLLEVVEEGSDDARIAAYLLLGRTYEAADDWPRAISLYRGLALADETEVASRGALGAARSLAASGDPAAAGEEYGATAIRFADNEEVAGEAWLRGAEAWRAAGDDAAAARFVTQLQERFPDSPWAAQAADQFPPEGSDQAE, from the coding sequence TTGGCGGCCACCAGCGTTGCCGTGGCGCAGGTCGCTCCGGTCGACCTGTACAATCAAGGCGTAGCGGCATTCGAGGCGGGAGTGTACGACGTCGCCGCGCGCCACTTCCGCGACGTGGTGCGCAGTGCGCCGGGAGCGCGCGAGGCGGTGCTGGCTTCTTTCCTGGAACCGCTGAGCCTGTTCTACGGCGCCGCGAGTGGCCCCGCGGACGCCGCCATTGATGGCTATCGGCACGCCGCCGAGCGATTCACCGCCCACCAGCGCCGTTTCTCCGATACTCCCTACGCAAGCCAGATCTGGTATTGGATCGGCATCGCACGGCTGGCGGCCGGCGACGCGGCGCGAGCCCTGGAAGCGCTGCAGCGGCATGTCGATCAGCCTGGCGGAGCGGCGCCACCGTACGTGACCGCGGCGCGCGAGGCGCAGGCGCGGGCGCTGGAGCAGTTGGGCCGCCGCGACGAAGCGCGCGCGGTCTACGATGCGCTGCTGGCAGCGGCCGGGGCGGACACCGAACCGGGCGCTCCGGCCCGGTGGCTGGAGCGGGCCGGCATGCTGCTGCTGGCGGACGGCCGCTACGCGGCGGCGAGCGACCGTTTCCGCCGCCTTCTGAGCGACTACGCCGAGTCTCCGCTGGCGGCCGACGTGCTGTTCTTCGTTGCCGAGGCCAAGTACTTCCAGGACGACCTGGAGGCCGCGGCAGCCGACTACCGGCGCTACCTGGAACTGTTCCCCGACGCCGCGCACCGGCAGGGCGCGCTGTTCCGGCTCGCACGGCTGCTGCTCGATCGGGAAGACCTTGCGGGGGCGCAGGAGGTGGCGGCCGAACTCGCCGGCGAGGCAGGCGCGGCGGATACCGCCTCGGCGGGTGCCGGAACCGCGCCCGTTGCCGGGGCCGTCGCGCTGCTGCACGGCGACCTGGCGGCGGCCGCCGGCGACTGGCAGGCGGCCGCGGCCGCCTATGACCGCGGGCTGGCCGGTGCCACACAGCCCGATCTGCGCCAGGTGCTGAACGTCAACCTGGCGCTCGCCCAGGTGGAGAATGGCACGCCTTTGCAGGCAATTGCCAGCTTCGAGGAGGCGGCGCGCGGTCCGGATGCCGGCCTCACCGAGGTGGCGCTGTTCAACCGCGCGGTGCTGCTGGCCGGCGAACAGCGCATCGACGATGCCGCCGCGGCATTGCAGGAGTTCCTGGACCAGTTCCCGGACAGCGAACACCGCGCCGCCGTGGAAGCGCTGCTCATGGATGCGCTGGAACGCGCCGGCGACTGGCAGGCGCTGTTGCGCGTGCTGCGCCAGGTCGCCGAACGGCGCCGGCTTACTGCCGAGGAGGAACAGCGCCGCGGCATCGCGCTGCTGGAGAGCGGCGACGAGATCGCGGCGCTGGAGACGCTGGCGCGGAGCGCCGCCGAGCTGCCGCCGGAAGTGCGCGCCGAGAGCCAGTACCGCATCGGGGCGGTGTACGCCCGGCGCGGCGAGTTCGCCCGCTCGGCGCCGTTTTTCCGCGCCGCCCTCGACGAGGCGGGAGAGGACCGCGAGCTGCGGCGCCGCGCCGGGTACGCGCTGGCGGTGAGCCACTTCAACAATGGCGAGTACGAATCGGCGCTGGCGTTGCTGGAAGAGGCCACGGCGGCCGCGAGCGGGTCGTGGCTGGCCGCCGCCCACTTCGCGCAGGCGGCCACCCTGTACCGGCTGGGGCGTCCTGCGGAAGCCGCAACGGCGTTCGGGCTGGCGGCGGTTGCGTACGGTTCGCGCCAAGCGCAAGGAGAGCTCATTGCCGGGGCCGCGGAAGGTTCCGCGGCCCTGGCGAGAACCTGGCAGGCGCTGGCCCTGTTTCGTGACGGCGACCTGGAGGCGGCGCGCCTGCTGTTCCGGCAGCTTGCCGCCGACCGGGACAGCGGTGCGCACTGGTACCGTGCGGGGTTGGCGTCGGCGCTCTTGAATGAGCGCGGTGCCGCCGAGGAGGAGTTTCTGACCGCGCTGGAGGCGGTTCCGCCGGGCGATGCGCTGCGCCCGGCGATCCAGTTCGAGCTGGCCCGGCTGCAGCTTGCCGGAGGCGACCTGCGCGCGGCCGAGGCGTGGCTGGAGCGCCTGGCGGACGGGCAGCCCGGACACCGCCTGGCTGCCATCGGGCGCCTGCAGCTCGCCGATGCGTTGCGCATGCGCGGCGAGTTGCGCACTGCGATCGTGGCGTACGAGAAAGCAATCGTCGCCGCCGGCGCGGGCGACACGGAAGCCGGACCCCCGGTGGCGGAACTGGCGCGCTACTCGGTCCTGCAGGTGCTTGCGGAGCTGGACGACATCCCCGCCATGGCGGAGCAGGCGTGGCACTACCTGAACCACCACCCGGCCGGGGCGCGCGTCGAGCAGGTCTCGGAGCGCTTCCGTGCCGTGGTGGCCGCCGCCGGAGCGGACATGGCGCGCGGCTACTACCGCCGCGCCACCGGGGCGCAGGGTTCGGTCGAGGCGACGTCGGCCGCGGCCGATGCGGCCCGCCTGGCGTACGGCGAGGCGCTGATCGCCGCCGACCCCGGCGCTGCGGAGCCGGTCCTGCTGGAAGTGGTGGAGGAGGGCAGCGACGACGCGCGCATCGCCGCCTACCTGCTGCTCGGCCGCACCTACGAGGCCGCCGACGACTGGCCGCGCGCGATCAGTCTCTACCGCGGGTTGGCGCTGGCCGACGAAACCGAGGTGGCAAGCCGCGGCGCGCTCGGCGCGGCGCGCTCCCTGGCCGCCTCCGGCGACCCCGCCGCCGCCGGCGAGGAGTACGGCGCCACCGCCATCCGTTTCGCGGACAACGAAGAAGTAGCCGGCGAAGCATGGCTGCGCGGCGCCGAGGCATGGCGCGCCGCCGGCGACGACGCGGCCGCCGCCCGCTTCGTGACCCAGCTCCAGGAGCGCTTCCCCGACAGCCCCTGGGCCGCCCAAGCCGCCGACCAGTTCCCTCCAGAAGGGAGCGATCAGGCGGAGTGA